The following coding sequences are from one Kushneria phosphatilytica window:
- the rpoZ gene encoding DNA-directed RNA polymerase subunit omega translates to MARVTVEDCLDHVDNRFQLVMVATRRARQLARGSRNSELAWENDKPTVMALREIAAGHVDASVLDEPVEAMPTQQQRSAQSPESDVEA, encoded by the coding sequence ATGGCACGCGTTACCGTAGAAGATTGTCTCGATCACGTTGATAACCGCTTCCAGCTGGTCATGGTCGCCACCCGGCGGGCTCGTCAGCTTGCGCGCGGCTCGCGCAATTCCGAGCTGGCCTGGGAGAACGACAAGCCAACCGTCATGGCACTGCGCGAAATCGCTGCCGGCCACGTCGATGCCAGCGTGCTCGACGAACCCGTCGAGGCCATGCCGACCCAGCAGCAGCGCTCCGCCCAGAGCCCGGA